A genomic window from Merismopedia glauca CCAP 1448/3 includes:
- a CDS encoding ShlB/FhaC/HecB family hemolysin secretion/activation protein, whose protein sequence is VPNNLPNIEQVEPKPTDLKPDLPSDIPPSNTAPILKTPNAGQNANIQCLTATTGNESILVKQIEVNGNTIFTEEINTFTKPFLNRKVSFEDLLCLRSQITQLYFDSGYITSGAFITNNQDISQGKIEIQVVEGDIEKIEISGLNRLQAGYVRSRLKRVTDKPLNQRALEEGLQLLQLDPLLERVNAELTVGSSAGRNILKVSVREAPAFHAGIGFNNYRSPSIGSTQGNVFVSHDNLLGFGDRFSAQYGITEGLDIYDISYTIPWNASDGTIGVRYGNSDSTIVEDRFRDFDIDSETEDLSFSLRQPIVKKPDTEFALGLSLDLRRTQTSLLGEPFSFSLGPENGESKVAVLRFTQDWVNRSRDRVLAARSQFSFGLDAFDATINDTGTDGRFFSWLGQFQWVEQVSPRALLVSKITTQLTPDSLLPIEQFGIGGVDTVRGYRQNQLVADNGVLFQTEVRLPLTANPETFQLVPFFEIGTVWNNNAPQSDPSTIAGIGLGARWAISRNLGLRLDYGIPLIDANNSGNSLHEKGLYFSLQYQPF, encoded by the coding sequence GTACCGAACAACCTGCCTAACATCGAACAAGTAGAACCCAAACCAACAGATCTCAAACCCGATTTACCTTCAGATATACCTCCATCAAATACCGCACCAATTTTAAAAACTCCTAATGCAGGGCAAAATGCTAACATTCAATGCTTAACTGCTACTACCGGAAACGAATCGATTTTAGTCAAACAAATTGAAGTCAACGGCAATACTATCTTTACCGAAGAAATAAATACATTCACCAAACCCTTTTTAAACCGTAAAGTTAGCTTTGAAGATTTACTCTGTCTGCGCTCTCAAATTACCCAACTTTATTTTGACTCCGGTTACATTACTTCTGGAGCTTTTATTACTAATAACCAAGATATTTCTCAAGGTAAAATCGAAATTCAAGTAGTAGAAGGCGATATAGAAAAGATTGAAATTAGCGGTTTAAATCGCTTGCAAGCCGGATACGTGCGTTCTCGGCTCAAGAGAGTTACCGATAAACCCCTAAATCAGCGCGCCTTGGAAGAAGGATTGCAGCTTTTGCAACTAGATCCCCTGTTAGAGCGAGTCAATGCGGAATTAACTGTCGGTAGCAGCGCGGGAAGAAATATTCTGAAAGTCAGCGTTCGAGAAGCGCCAGCTTTCCACGCAGGAATCGGATTTAATAACTATCGCTCCCCCAGTATCGGCTCTACTCAAGGTAACGTTTTTGTCTCTCACGATAATTTACTCGGTTTTGGCGATCGCTTTAGCGCTCAATACGGAATCACTGAAGGATTAGATATCTACGATATCAGTTACACCATTCCTTGGAATGCCAGTGACGGGACTATCGGCGTTCGCTATGGGAACAGCGATAGCACTATTGTCGAAGATAGATTCCGCGATTTCGATATCGATAGCGAAACCGAAGATCTATCCTTTAGTTTGCGCCAACCTATCGTCAAAAAGCCAGATACAGAGTTTGCACTGGGTTTAAGTTTAGATCTGCGTCGCACTCAAACATCCCTTTTAGGCGAACCATTTTCCTTCTCTTTAGGTCCTGAGAATGGAGAATCTAAAGTAGCCGTACTGCGATTTACTCAAGATTGGGTCAACAGATCGCGCGATCGCGTTCTAGCGGCTCGTTCCCAGTTCAGCTTTGGTTTAGATGCCTTCGATGCTACTATCAACGATACGGGTACAGATGGCAGATTTTTTAGTTGGTTGGGACAGTTTCAATGGGTAGAACAAGTATCTCCTAGAGCATTGTTAGTTAGCAAAATTACCACCCAACTCACCCCAGATTCCTTATTACCCATCGAACAATTTGGCATTGGGGGGGTAGATACGGTGAGGGGATATCGACAAAACCAGCTAGTTGCAGATAATGGAGTGCTATTTCAAACCGAAGTTCGCCTTCCTCTGACTGCTAACCCAGAAACCTTCCAACTAGTTCCCTTTTTTGAGATAGGTACTGTTTGGAACAATAACGCACCCCAGTCAGATCCCAGTACTATAGCTGGCATCGGTTTGGGTGCTAGGTGGGCAATTTCTCGCAATTTAGGCTTGCGTTTGGATTACGGCATTCCTTTAATCGATGCCAATAATAGCGGCAATTCCTTGCACGAGAAAGGTCTGTATTTCTCGTTGCAGTATCAACCTTTTTAA